GCGCTCCAATATCTCGTTCTTATACCATTTGGCAGGAATTGTACATACGTGGGAAGACTCGAGTCAAATAATGTTCTTGAAAAATTTAAATTGTAAATGGTTACAATAATTGTATGACCTTGAAGTTTATCCAGGCAAATATTTTTATGGGGAAATATTTGGACTCGTTGATCGATTTTATCAAGGATGAAGACCCTGATATCGTGACTATGCAAGAGGTAACGGCTTGTGACTTTAATCTGTATGAGGATAAAAGCGCCCATATTTTTGATGTTATTGGCGAGAAAACAGGACTGGAGGGTGTTTTTGACCCGGTTATGGAGCTTGCCGGCAAGCCGGACGCGGAGTTCGGTAACGCGGTGTTTTCCAAATACGAAGTTACAAAGCATAAGGTTCTAGTTCTAAAAGAATTTCGTCCTGTTACTTGGGAAGAACTTGAAGCAACGGAAGGGCGACCAGGTATTAACCCCCAGGTAGAAAAGCACGCAGTGGACGCTATTGTCGACGTAGGAGGGACTAAAATCCACGTTGTTAGCTGGCACGGCGCTTGGGTATCGCATGCGGAGGACAGCCCAGAATCAATAAGACAAGCACAAATTGTGGCTGATTACCTT
This genomic stretch from Candidatus Curtissbacteria bacterium harbors:
- a CDS encoding endonuclease/exonuclease/phosphatase family protein, with product MTLKFIQANIFMGKYLDSLIDFIKDEDPDIVTMQEVTACDFNLYEDKSAHIFDVIGEKTGLEGVFDPVMELAGKPDAEFGNAVFSKYEVTKHKVLVLKEFRPVTWEELEATEGRPGINPQVEKHAVDAIVDVGGTKIHVVSWHGAWVSHAEDSPESIRQAQIVADYLETLEDPFIVAGDLNVGPQTETIGLINKVANNLMMNSGVRQTTHPTVHKIAPRGYLIDYIFTSSHFKVKSLKVPEIIVSDHLPVVAELQI